A genome region from Euphorbia lathyris chromosome 4, ddEupLath1.1, whole genome shotgun sequence includes the following:
- the LOC136225556 gene encoding phosphoglycerate mutase-like protein 1: MDSGPGPSLFPLHRCKTLHLVRHAQGMHNVEGDKNYKALLSPEYFDAQLTQLGWQQVDKLRKHVHECGLPKRVDLVIVSPLLRTLQTAVGVFGGEEYEDRVDDAVPYAVPLMVANVGNNKRGAISSLNSPPFVAMELCREHFGVHPCDKRRSVTDYQYLFPAIDFSLIETEEDVLWKDNVRETTEELTARGLKFMNWLWTRKEKEIAIVTHSGFLFHTLSAFGKDCHPFVKKEICNRFSNCELRSMVIVDKSMSGSDLSTTNYPGKIPHGLDAPSNAHEEDGPKTHTHG; encoded by the exons ATGGATAGTGGTCCAGGTCCAAGCTTGTTTCCACTTCACCGCTGCAAAACTCTTCATTTG GTGAGGCATGCTCAAGGGATGCACAATGTAGAGGGAGATAAGAACTACAAAGCTCTCTTGTCTCCCGAATATTTTGATGCACAGCTTACTCAACTCGGCTGGCAGCAA GTTGATAAGTTGCGAAAGCATGTTCATGAGTGTGGGCTTCCAAAGAGGGTTGACTTGGTTATTGTATCTCCTTTACTAAG GACTTTGCAAACAGCTGTTGGAGTTTTCGGTGGTGAGGAGTACGAAGATAGGGTAGACGACGCAGTCCCATATGCAGTCCCATTGATGGTGGCCAACGTTGGAAACAACAAGAGAGGAGCAATATCAAGTCTCAATTCCCCACCTTTCGTTGCAATGGAACTTTGTCGAGAACATTTT GGTGTGCATCCTTGTGACAAGAGGCGAAGCGTAACAGACTATCAATATCTTTTCCCTGCAATTGATTTTTCATTG ATAGAAACTGAGGAAGATGTGTTGTGGAAGGATAACGTGAGAGAGACCACTGAAGAACTTACTGCCAGGGGATTGAAGTTCATGAACTG GTTGTggacaaggaaagagaaagagatagcAATTGTTACCCATAGCGGGTTTTTATTTCATACGTTAAGTGCATTTGGAAAAGATTGTCACCCATTTGTGAAGAAAGAAATCTGCAATCG CTTTTCGAATTGTGAGCTTCGGTCCATGGTTATCGTTGACAAAAG CATGAGTGGGTCGGATCTCTCGACTACTAACTATCCCGGAAAGATTCCTCATGGGTTGGATGCTCCTAGCAATGCTCACGAGGAAGACGGGCCCAAAACACACACACATGGCTGA